One Phocoena sinus isolate mPhoSin1 chromosome 13, mPhoSin1.pri, whole genome shotgun sequence DNA segment encodes these proteins:
- the POMC gene encoding pro-opiomelanocortin: MPRLCSTCSGVLLLTLLLQASMEVRGGCLESSQCQDLTTETNLLACIRACRPDLSAETPVFPGNGDEQPLTENPRKYVMSHFRWDRFGRRNSSSSGGAAQKREEGWVPGGEGPGPRGDGAEPGPREDKRSYSMEHFRWGKPVGKKRRPVKVYPNGAEDESAEAFPLEFKRELTGERPEPARGPEAPAEGAAARAELEYGLVAEAEAAEKDEGPYKMEHFRWGSPPKDKRYGGFMTSEKSHTPLATLFKNAIIKNAHKKGQ, encoded by the exons ATGCCGAGATTGTGCAGCACTTGTTCGGGCGTCCTGCTGCTGACCTTGCTGCTTCAGGCCTCCATGGAGGTGCGTGGTGGGTGCCTGGAGAGCAGCCAGTGTCAGGACCTCACCACGGAAACTAACCTGCTG GCGTGCATCCGGGCCTGCAGGCCAGACCTCTCGGCCGAGACGCCCGTGTTCCCCGGCAACGGCGACGAGCAGCCGCTGACCGAGAACCCCCGGAAGTACGTCATGAGCCACTTCCGCTGGGATCGCTTTGGCCGCCgaaacagcagcagcagcggcggcgcGGCCCAGAAGCGCGAGGAGGGGTGGGTGCCGGGGGGCGAAGGCCCGGGGCCCCGCGGCGATGGCGCCGAGCCGGGCCCGCGCGAGGACAAGCGCTCCTACTCCATGGAGCACTTCCGCTGGGGCAAGCCGGTGGGCAAGAAGCGGCGCCCCGTGAAGGTGTACCCCAATGGCGCCGAGGACGAGTCGGCCGAGGCCTTCCCCCTTGAGTTCAAAAGGGAGCTGACCGGGGAGCGGCCCGAGCCGGCGCGCGGCCCCGAGGCCCCGGCCGAGGGCGCAGCCGCCCGGGCCGAGCTGGAGTACGGCCTGGTGGCGGAGGCCGAGGCGGCCGAGAAGGACGAGGGGCCGTATAAGATGGAGCACTTCCGCTGGGGCAGCCCGCCCAAGGACAAGCGCTACGGCGGTTTCATGACCTCCGAGAAGAGCCATACGCCCCTGGCCACGCTGTTCAAAAACGCCATCATCAAGAACGCCCACAAGAAGGGCCAGTGA